The Chrysoperla carnea chromosome X, inChrCarn1.1, whole genome shotgun sequence genome includes a region encoding these proteins:
- the LOC123303086 gene encoding IQ motif and SEC7 domain-containing protein 2, with product MSTESGNRVGVSGSPIITGNGILTNNNKLLTNCGPPDMHKYVTAAQKDELIKEQFQQICKLKKEVDGLISERDLLLCEVSNLRFELEMAELKRIQDESFPHRMERTSSVAAVTMFSPGQTYVPSQSYIQAQNYQVPTYPNIMKSYPGSETQNVAFIQSPTPTIHKQQSIRNVSGEMKRNRTQTGYELSQDLLDKQIEMLERKYGGVKARKAALTIQRAFRRYTLLKKFAAITAMAKAEKRLCRRLPNMVEATNESLHMNSVGAPIDPNRRVKSPEGDHTQTYANTYEACNNINNNPSSRPVRSMSLRERRNLDMSQLPRSQSGTATTCWGNYVGTYYVQRQDNINEDMLNSPVNVSSCKVCSPSGGIPPNIHWTRTPESSYSGVGGPSTPNNVIYAQARINPQSSPQTPQQLMAQQSAQYQQQLQAQQSASAKKIPPEVPKRTSSISSKSMEPRSYRTASGGLSKCADNGSLSSVQSSGSDSSISTDRVMCGDSNSTGGCSSPLWKRKGLGHSQSPEAVSESSLIGISHTSASVYALEQPEQPMSTPISYKVSETVRKRQYRVGLNLFNKKPERGITYLMRRGFLENSPEAVARFLISRKGLSKQMIGEYLGNLQNQFNMAVLECFARELDLSGMQVDVALRKFQAYFRMPGEAQKIERLMEVFSQRYCQCNIDIVTRLRSPDTIFVLAFAIIMLNTDLHTPNLKPERRMRLDDFIKNLRGIDDCGDIDRDMLVGIYERVKANEFKPSSDHVTQVIKVQATIVGKKPNMVLPHRRLVCYCRLYEIPDINKKERPGVHQREVFLFNDLLVITKILSKKKSSVTYTFRQSFSLCGMVVTLFEVPHYPFGIRLAQRVDDKVLITFNARNEHDRCKFAEDLRESVYEMDEMENLRIEAELERQKSSRGGNRSGAENRDSGVADVEICSCTQGTILVKDGNGGDRTVVQTQQPTNEQSQRDAQLKRTALSNSLLDIHDQFTGEKPQRRGSVGSLDSGMSVSFQPTSSSTLSRIEFGQGGQKPKPMNQQQSFLGGLFHKRERKLSRTEDPTQKDPFIRSTEV from the exons ttTTCCACATCGAATGGAACGGACATCGTCTGTGGCAGCCGTGACAATGTTCTCACCAGGTCAAACATACGTTCCAAGTCAATCATACATTCAAGCTCAAAACTATCAAGTACCAACGTACCCAAACATCATGAAAAGTTATCCTGGATCCGAGACACAAAATGTTGCATTCATACAAAGTCCAACACCGACAATCCACAAACAACAATCCATACGGAACGTAAGCGGTGAAATGAAACGTAATCGGACACAAACCGGCTACGAACTGTCACAAGATTTATTGGACAAACAAATTGAAATGTTGGAACGAAAATATGGTGGTGTGAAAGCACGTAAAGCTGCGCTAACAATCCAAAGAGCTTTTAGACGAtacacattattaaaaaaattcgcagCAATTACAGCTATGGCCAAAGCAGAAAAACGACTATGTCGTAGATTACCAAATATGGTTGAAGCTACCAATGAATCACTACATATGAACAGTGTTGGGGCACCGATTGATCCAAATCGACGGGTCAAAAGTCCTGAGGGTGATCATACACAGACATATGCAAA tACGTACGAAGcatgtaataatataaacaataatccaTCATCAAGGCCGGTTCGTTCAATGTCGTTACGAGAACGTCGAAATTTGGATATGAGTCAATTGCCACGAAGTCAGTCAGGAACAGCCACCACATGTTGGGGTAATTATGTGGGAACATATTATGTACAACGACAGGATAACATAAACGag GATATGCTAAACAGTCCCGTAAATGTAAGTTCCTGTAAAGTATGTTCACCAAGTGGTGGTATCCCACCAAATATACATTGGACACGAACGCCAGAGAGTAGTTACTCTGGTGTGGGTGGTCCAAGTACACCCAACAATGTAATATATGCGCAAGCACGAATAAATCCACAATCATCACCGCAGACACCCCAACAGCTTATGGCACAGCAAAGTGCGCAGTACCAACAACAATTACAAGCGCAACAGTCTGCATCAGCGAAAAAAATCCCACCAGAAGTACCAAAACGAACTTCGAGTATATCATCGAAATCAATGGAGCCACGATCGTATCGAACCGCCAGTGGGGGATTGAGTAAATGTGCTGATAATGGTAGCTTATCGAGTGTACAAAGTTCTGGCAGTGATAGTAGCATCTCGACAGATCGAGTTATGTGCGGTGATAGCAATTCAACCGG GGGTTGTTCATCGCCATTATGGAAACGAAAAGGTTTAGGACATTCACAATCACCAGAAGCTGTTTCAGAAAGTAGTTTAATCGGTATATCGCATACATCGGCCTCTGTATACGCTTTAGAACAACCCGAACAACCAATGTCTACCCCAATTAGTTATAAAGTATCGGAAACAGTACGCAAACGTCAATACAGAGTCGGATTAAATCTATTCAACAAGAAACCAGAACGTGGTATAACATATCTAATGCGTCGAGGTTTCCTTGAAAAttcaccagaagctgttgcacGATTTCTTATTTCACGTAAAGGCTTAAGTAAACAAATGATTGGTGAATATTTAGGcaatttacaaaatcaattcAATATGGCAGTTTTAGA ATGTTTTGCCCGTGAATTGGATTTATCTGGAATGCAAGTGGACGTTGCATTACGTAAATTCCAAGCATACTTCCGTATGCCAGGTGAAGCTCAAAAAATCGAACGTTTAATGGAAGTATTCTCGCAACGATATTGTCAATGTAATATCGATATTGTAACACGTTTACGTTCACCAGACACAATATTCGTGCTAGCATTCGCCATCATCATGCTGAACACCGATCTACACACACCAAATCTAAAACCAGAACGACGTATGCGTCTGGacgatttcattaaaaatcttcGCGGCATCGATGATTGTGGTGATATAGATCGTGACATGCTAGTCGGCATCTACGAACGTGTCAAAGCGAACGAATTCAAACCAAGTTCAGATCATGTGACCCAAGTGATTAAAGTGCAAGCGACTATTGTGGGTAAAAAACCGAATATGGTGTTGCCACATCGACGTTTGGTCTGTTATTGTCGATTGTATGAGATTCCTGATATTAATAAGAAAGAACGACCTGGGGTCCATCAACGAGAGGTCTTCTTGTTTAATGATTTACTTGTGATCACGAAAATTCTAAGTAAAAAGAAATCGTCTGTAACGTATACATTTCGACAGAGCTTTTCATTATGTGGTATGGTTGTTACTTTATTTGAAGTTCCAC ATTATCCTTTTGGAATACGTTTAGCTCAACGTGTCGATGACAAAGTACTTATTACATTTAATGCTCGTAACGAGCACGATCGTTGTAAATTCGCTGAAGATTTACGTGAATCCGTCTATGAAATGGACGAAATGGAGAATTTACGTATTGAAGCTGAATTAGAACGTCAAAAGTCTAGTCGTGGTGGTAATCGTTCTGGTGCGGAGAATCGCGATAGTGGTGTGGCCGATGTTGAAATATGCTCGTGTACTCAGGGTACAATTCTAGTCAAAGATGGTAATGGTGGGGATCGTACTGTTGTCCAAACACAACAGCCAACAAACGAACAAAGTCAAAGAGATGCACAACTTAAGAGAACTGCTCTCAGTAATTCTTTACTCGATATTCATGATCAAT ttACAGGTGAAAAACCACAAAGGAGGGGTAGTGTGGGATCATTAGACAGTGGAATGTCTGTATCGTTTCAACCGACAAGCTCATCGACACTATCGCGAATTGAATTCGGACAAGGCGGTCAAAAGCCAAAACCAATGAATCAACAGCAATCATTCCTTGGTGGTCTATTTCATAAACGTGAACGTAAATTATCTCGTACTGAGGATCCAACACAAAAGGATCCATTTATACGTTCAacagaagtttaa